The genomic interval ATTGAAGTGGAGAGAGGGTACGTCATTCGCGCTTAAAGGTCAGTTTGGAAACTTTCAATATCATCTGCTTTACGTAAATCAATTTAGTTTGTCATCTACTTGTAATTTCTACACCCAAAGTTTAGTTAACTGTTAAAATAGCTTGAGGATTTTTCCAGAAGCCTGCGTGGTTGCTCTTTGACTTAATTTTAGTGCGGTAAAAGGTGTGTAATTTcgcatgaaaataaaattgaatacgTTTTGATCTTTTGGTTTAACATCAAAAGCATGTTTTTTTAGGTTAGATCGGTTCAGATTTTTCATGCTTTTCTACCATATTAAAAAGTTGTCGACGAGGTCAGTTAATAATGGATGAGAATATTTTAGGATGGAAATGAAAGTGGAAACCACCAAATCAGCAAATAAGTTAACTTTTTACTCCGAGTTCTGCACGCTTTGTATATTTGTTATAAGCGCACAACTTGTTTTGCAACAAAAAGGCGGGACGAGCGTAAAAGTTGTCGACAAGGTCAGTTAATAATGGATGAGAATCCCTCCTAGCAAAATATTCGATAAAAACAAATGTCAGTATAATTTAGAATCGAAGTGAAAGTGGAAATCAAGAAGTTTCATTGTTCAGCACGTGTTCCACAGTTCTTGTTGGCCAAACAACCAGGGTGATTATAAACATCAGCTCGAAGTATTTGAAAGGTTGTCACAGTTTACATTCAGTCTTACTTCGTtatattcattttgaaatcactggtggtccttgcaatctgattagCTCTCAtcggtgcgatttattcatgaatcgcACCATTTTATGAGCTCTAAATCTCATCACATCCCAGCCAATGAAACAGCTCTGCTAAACAAATGGTGATTAAGAACGATTGATTTATATCCATGCCTCGAAGCAGAGGATGAAgacagaaatgaaataaatcaaggCCATATTGGTCGAGATTCAGTGAAAACAGAAAAGAGGAGATAATCATCTTTGTGGAGAAAAAGgggggtaaaatttccgcacagccccatactattgtaaaacaaatcagTTTTCCTAAtagcaatgtattgtttttgtcattgtttgcTCTATcaaagaactgaatgcataatgtaagatggggctgtgcggaaattttaccaacatGGGAAATTACAATTCATTTCGTAATGACGCATCGAAACGGTATCTGGAAGGCAAAGGTTCAAACCCAGTCGaagttacaattgttttttaTCGTGTACCCAGGAAACAACTTTCTATGCACTTGCTTTTATTCCGACCGAAGCcattgttttattgtttcttttgtcaaTACTCGACATCTAAATCCCCaaagtattttgaaataccAGAAAGGTCTGAGATTGAGGGTGTCATTGTCTTGCAGTGTTATCTGTGTAGTAAAAAGGTGAATGTGTCGAGGCACTCCCACATGTAAGTCTGCTTGACTTGGCTTAATTAGGTTCGACGTTTGAATGAACTGCCGACCTTAATTGTTTGGGTCGACCCAAATTGGTTCGACGTTTGAACCGGGCCTTAATTAGCTTACCTTTGGAGACAACAAAGTCGACATTGTTTATTGACAACCCAGCAAATAATCggctaaagaaaaaaactcgGGAAATCAGTACCAAGGTAAACATATCTATTGcattgtaaattaaaagatGGTACTGCACTGCTTCGAATTCTTTCTCGAAAAATCTCAGGACCTCAAAAAACAGTGTGATGGAAGTAGGTTTCCATATTGGAATGTTTTAagcctttaatccctgagatcaaatattttttccttacaatatcactcttgaaccacacattaaagtcactaaaataaagaaaatgatcaccaacttaagaagctctcgattgttaaacaaattctctttgtcagcaccttaggaaatgtatagtatGCATGGAGTATAGtatgtatggagaatatgcatactgatgctaagGCGGAAAGGGTTCATACAGCTGCTTACATAAATCACTCAGTAAGGGTGAGTGCACGTTGCTCTTGAGTTATCAGGTAGTACCAGTGCTTCACTTTAAAAAACTTGAAGACCTGAGGGTACAGTGTGAGGGCTGCAAGGCTAAGATTCTAACTCTACAGCACAACTAGCTCCTCTAGAACACAGGCGACTAGGCCTGCCAATCTTATTTGCAAATTATGTCCGACTCGTGTCCGTTGAAAGCATTTCAAATATCGGTTTGGTCGCGAGAACAAAAGAACTTCAGCTTTgtttaaaggattaagagtttaattttaatttattaggGAACCAATGGACATGGCGCTAATTGTTAATCTAGTGTAGGGAACGAAATTAACGTGGAAAAGCTTTAGATACCAATCGCTGCCTATGCCGGAAAGTCGCGTTCTTCTTTCGGAACGCGAGGCAAATGAGAAAGTTTCATTGTTCAGCACGTGTTCCACAGTTCTTGTTGGCCAAACAACCAGGGTGATTATAAACATCAGCTCGAAGTATTTAAGTCACACAGTTTATATTCAGTCTTCCTCTGTtatattcattttgaaatcactggtggtccttgcaatctgattagctctcattggtgcgatttattcatgaatcgcACCATTTTATGCGCTCTAAAAATCTTAGCGCTTTTGAGCTTTGAAGAATTCGAATCGCACGTGACTTGTTTACTGACCGTCAAGTTAACACCCGCAAGCACCTCTGTTTAGTACAAAGGCTTTAAGTAAAACCAATAGCCTTCAAACGTGTACGTctcaaactagaaaaataaGGTAAAAAATGTATCTGTGAAAAATCCTTTAAAGAGTTTAGCTCGATAGTGATACTAAAGTTAACCAAATGTAAGGAATCAATGGTGCCCTCTTTGGAACGagattataaaaaaaactatgtaaAGTGAGGTGTTTGCTTTGCTtaatagattttatttttattaaaacgacgttttctttctttgtaatTTGTTGCTGTTGCACCCTATAAAGTAGCCTTTAAGTTGAAAGAGGCAACCAAATATTTATTcgaacaaagagaaaaacacCAAAGGTTAATTAAGGGGAAAGAATGCAATTTTCAGTTTGGGCCCAATCTATCGATCGTTCTTTTTACTCATAGTTTGATCTCATTTTTTTACTCTCAAATGGTAAGTTAATAAAAATTTATCGTGTTTGGCGCGAAATTATTCTTGGTTATTTTTCTGCAGGCATTATATTATCTGTTTGAGATGTGGATAGTTTTCCGGGAGCGATGCTCGAGAAAAACTGTGAGCTTGTTTATTCTCCTTCAAATGCGTTTGCAATGcgcagaaaaaatatttatgaacaacTGTTTGCTGTGAGGGATGTTTACTTTTCACTGTTCTTTGGTACaactttatgaacaaacaaacaggcCCTTTTTTCTGTAACAGTAGCTAAAGGCTCCTTATCTGATTTCAAATCTTAACTAATTCTTTTATCGTAGTAGACGTCAGGTTTGCAAATTGGGGAATATCCCCTGGGGTATATCCTCGGATATTCCCAAGTTTTAGCTGGGGCATATTCGATCACGtgatgcgtttagaccaatcgtgTGCGAAAAAAAGTATTGGATGGATTATAATGATGAAAAGGTTTATGTCTTGCTCTTCATACGGGATATTTATATCTAAAGTGATCTTAATGCATTGACAACTCTTCACAAGAGAGTCTCTTAATTTTTAGATACGTATCCACGAGAGCCATATTATTCGTTCGCTTTTCGTCTTTATTGCTAAGCgtataatttatatttgttaTCGTGTTTTTGTCCCATATTATTTTCGTCTTGTTTTTCGATCGTTTATCATTATAAATCTGTGCTAATCATTTTCTCGGCGTCGTATAACACGACCCTATATTGTCCATTACATAGGTTAATTTGCCTTATCGTTATCCGTATATTTTGCTTGGTAAATTATTTCATGTATGTATTCGGAGAGCCGTAAAGATCTTGTCagtaataatttcttttccttttattttaattgttaattttgccTCCCTCTTGTTTAACATACTGTATATTCCGTTCTTGCTTAGGTTTTTCGAGGACctatttatttctcttcttaATTCATTTGTTGTAGTAAATCATGAGTTAATAAGGTAAAGTATAACGTATGTACTTCAAGTTTGTAGGAGGAGTCATATTTACAATACGTATATAAGTAATAATCACTTTCAGGGACACTTACTCTTACACACTTAATTACAGAACCAAAGATGTACCGTCAAGACATTTTGTGGATCTTCTTTTTTACTATGTGTGGAGTGACCCCAGTCATTTTGGCTCAGGATTCCTTCAATTGCTTTAATCTGCATTACTCTGGCCCGATAGAAGACGTGATAGAGATGAAACCAACTGGGCTGGTAGAAAAGACCTCCGACGCCGCCAACGCAGCCCGTCAATTCGCCATAGTCCTGGGTACAAATGCCCTAGGACAAATACCAGTGGCGGGGGATATACTGGGCGTCATGTTCGAGGGAATCGCAGAACTAtatggaggaggaggaggtctGGATCCCGAGGACGTATACAACAGTTTGGCCGAGGAAATAAACCAGCTCAAAGAGTACATGGACCAGGAAATTTCAGAAGCGAAATTAGACTatatcaagaaaatatttggaACAAGTAATGGAGGCATTCTCAGCTATTCGATACACTGCCAGAAAACATATAAGAATGATGCAGAGGACATGGCGCCTTGTTTGGAGAACTTGCACAGTATGCTGACCACACAGTACCACTTCTTCCTGCCGTCAGACAGCAAAGTCAGTTCCTACGAGTTTTCACTGCCATTGTTTCGCATGTATGGACAACTGTTTGTGGACACACTTCTGGAACAGATCGGGGCAGCAAGGACGAGAGGCAAGGAGAGTCAAGCGGCAGCATTTGCAGACACCTTAATCAACAGAGTGGAAGCATTTAAGAAGCATTACGTAGAATCTGTAATAAAAATCGCTCGTCTTCATTATGAGCCCCACATCATGCCAGAGAATAATGGAAACTGTGCTCCGATTCCCAACACGGGTGTAAGCATGTGTGTTTGCTCGATAGCCCTTGGACCAAGCAAATTCAATGACGCAGAGATCAAAAAGGCGGGAAAAAGTATCAAGAACTTCTGCATTGGAATTTTCTACGGTATCAGCGATCCCTGCACACTTGCTAAGAAAAAATACAAGGAAAGATACGCCAAGAAACACGCAAAGGCTGTTGCTACCTATTGGAAGAAACAACTTGGAAACATAGTGGATACGTGGGTAAAGACAGCCGAAGAGCTGAAACCACTAAAGGCTAATTTAAAAAGGTATAAGATGTACACTTACTAGtactactgctgctgctgctgctactactaccactactactactactactattactactactactactattactactactacttctacaaCTACAACTATTAttgctactactactattactattactacttcTACAACTACAAGTATTATtgctactactattactattactactactattactactattactattactactactgctattactattactaccacttctactactactactactactattgcTAGTACTACTATtgctactactattactactgctactattactactataactactgctactactattactactactactactactactactattactactactactattactactataactactactactactatcaCTAGTAAagcaaatggtttgaacccaggagtatcagtagttcgtgtagtgtgatcgtccgggtgagtgtagttctgaaaagaactgttgttggtgactgacgtttcgactatctgtgcggtagtcatcttcagaatcaccttaacgaacaaaacaccgacattcagtttaccagggagatcgaagaagacggcaagcttccttttctcgactgtttggtAGGCCGAAATAACAACGAACTACGAAGaacaatatacagaaaaccgacgcataccgacagacttcttgacgaatcatcctacaacccgacttcccacaaagctacgactatcaagacattgacaagacgag from Pocillopora verrucosa isolate sample1 chromosome 14, ASM3666991v2, whole genome shotgun sequence carries:
- the LOC131771217 gene encoding uncharacterized protein → MYRQDILWIFFFTMCGVTPVILAQDSFNCFNLHYSGPIEDVIEMKPTGLVEKTSDAANAARQFAIVLGTNALGQIPVAGDILGVMFEGIAELYGGGGGLDPEDVYNSLAEEINQLKEYMDQEISEAKLDYIKKIFGTSNGGILSYSIHCQKTYKNDAEDMAPCLENLHSMLTTQYHFFLPSDSKVSSYEFSLPLFRMYGQLFVDTLLEQIGAARTRGKESQAAAFADTLINRVEAFKKHYVESVIKIARLHYEPHIMPENNGNCAPIPNTGVSMCVCSIALGPSKFNDAEIKKAGKSIKNFCIGIFYGISDPCTLAKKKYKERYAKKHAKAVATYWKKQLGNIVDTWVKTAEELKPLKANLKRSLSFKERIHFDEEVAAYHAEEKRRMRE